The following nucleotide sequence is from Echeneis naucrates chromosome 5, fEcheNa1.1, whole genome shotgun sequence.
ACAGAATAATCTGTTCTCTCATCAATAAAACCCATTCAAACAGTTGGCCAGATCAAGAACACTCCAGGAGGTAGGAGTATCTGTGCCAAAGTCAACAATTAAGAGAATGCTGAAAATTGTGTCAATATCTATTGACCTGACTATATTCTGTCTTCTCAagataaacaaaacagtgaTTGTTTGGAAGTATTCTATGttgtccttctcttttcttcaggtATTCAATGAGCTGTACTTCTTAGTGACGATGGACGATCTTTGTGGTATTGAGGAGCCAGAAGGTGCACGACCATCCTTCCTGTGTCACAAAGACAGTCCAGGGATCTTCCCTGCTCAATGGAGCCTCAAAAATGGGCTCTCCCTCAGTCCGCCACCAGGTCTGCTCCTTCAACGTTTGAGATACAATTAGTTTTATCAATTATTTGTGatataaaacagtaaaaatgtcAGTGATTAGATCACTTGGGTTGTGTTTGCCTCCCTTCCCCTGTCTTTATTTGGTTTACTTATTTTCCATTGtttatctctttttgtttggtcctccttccttctttatttatttcaccatGTCCAGGATACCAGGGTCCAGACTTTGACTGGGCAGATTATCTGAAGCAATGTGAGGCGGAGGCTGCTCCACAGCATTGCTTTCCAACTGTAAGTCCACCTGTTTTTTACCTATTCCTCAACGAAGTCACAGTGCTCAGCCTTTGGTATCAATATGCATTTTTACACACCAGACAGTGCAAGATAAGGTTCTGGTTAGTCTCATACTTGTAATGTGAGCTGTATAGCGAAGAAAGCCAGCTTGTAGTTtgacttcaaattaaaaaaaagtaagacaGACGAAAACATATGGCTTTCCATGTCTATGATGTGTTGTTTCTTGCTTAGACAGCTTGGCATGTGCACATAGCAAACCACCAGGTTTGGAACAGTAAGAGTTCTGAACTGAACAGTCTCATGTTTGGAAGCACAGGTTGAGCACAACTCTGCGACTCCCCAATGCCAGAAGAAACGTTTTTGCCATAACATCTGCCTGttctaaaacacaaaatgtggaaaatgagACAGCTTATTTGAATGACAGATAAATCAAATGCTTGTGATGAGACCATGTTTCTGTAATGTGGTGGTTGTAAACAACTGGCCCACCATAAGTTCCCTCCCCTTTATCAGAGAACAGATATGCTCTCGGAAAAAATTGGGGGCAATTTCATGGTGGATAAaaatcacagaacacacaatcATCCACTAGACTGAAATAGCTTTCACTGAgttttcttccctctctgtttACCTGCCAGGAGCAGTGTGACCACATCTTCAAAGAGGCCATGAAACTGGAGGCTGTGAACCCATTGTCacctgaaaacattcatgtggCAACAGTCACCAGGGTCAAAGGACAATACATTTGGCTCAGCTTGGAAGGTGAGATGGTATACTGAAAGATTGCATTTGCTTTAGCAGATTGGATAAAAAATAACAGCTATAAATTGTAGTCCGAGATTATTCAATCCAATATTTTAGCTTGATCTAATCTAAAATTTCAGATTTCCTagttgaaaagattttttttgtctccaatGGAAAAGACAGGAATGTTAGAAACAGTGATTACTgagattatattttttcatggaGAGAGACAAATAACTGTGACACCCATCAGACACATTTTAACATAGTAAAAACCCTCACCAGGTATGACTAAAGGATGCATTTCCTGGCAAAACAAGTTTCTTGCACTCAGAGAGTGATTATGAAAATTTTTTTCTGAGCTTTCAAGAAATGTGATTAAATTATTACATGAAACAATATTTATAGAACACCATGTTCTGTAAATATTATTAAGCAACATAAATGGACAGGACTGTTGGAAACATTTTGTATTATATCAAATCATTGTtaaaattaatgttttcatgtttaattttatgttttgtcaaGTGGAAGCTTGTTATTTTTGGGTTTTGCTAAATTAGGAGACATTTTGATATTTGTACTCTTAATCTGCAACATTGGCATTTGTTGCCATAtgctttcacacatttataatAGCATGATTTTTATGTGCGtatattttataaatgaaaattCAGCATTTATATACAAATGCTGAATTTTCCTCCCACACCAGTAAGGGTGGTGCTCCCTTTGTATTTTGGAGGACTTCTAAGgagttatttgtgtgtgtttgtgcaggacTAAAACAGCCAATGCCAGAGCTGATTGTTCACGTGGACTCCCTTGACATCTTCCCTGTCAGCTGGTGTGAGACCAATGGCTATCCACTCATCTATCCCATCAAGCCCTCAGGTATACAATCTGTAGTATGAGTCATCGCAGTGGAATGCCATGTTCTTCTGCCACATCTGCCATAACAAAACTCTTACTAATTCTGGGATGAACATAATACAGTAATTTCCTCTTTTGTGATATAATAGTGTGACTGGGCACAAATCAATCTTTCCTTGTTTTCCAgttgaaaaagagaagaagattGCTGTGGTTCAGCCAGAGAAACAGTGAGTACATGGGGAAAGGCTGGGACATTGACAGGTTTATTGATCTGAATGGACAGAGATTAACTATCTTTCAATGACTTTACAGTAGAACTCCACCAAAGTCTTCGTCACCTGACACTGTCAGGCATCAGACGGCCAACCACTCAGAAACAGGTGAATAGTATGTCTTAGGCCTCAACAGAGGATCTCGTGACTGTGTGCAATTGTCCCATCATTTGTATCGTTTTGTATATCCACGTGCAGGACAGGGGAACGGGAAATACTGCTGTCCCAAGATCTACTTCAACCACCGCTGTTTCTCAGGACCTTATCTTAACAAAGGGCGCATCGCAGAGCTGCCCCAGTTCATTGGCCCTGGAAACTGTGTCCTCGTGCTCAAAGAGGTGAGTTGGTAGGAACGCCTGCTGCTCTACATTATTAGCAATTGCAATTACTTATATTAAATGCTACATAGAACAACAGCCTGAACCCCCCAACCAGCAGACAACTTATAAGTGTTGCATTTCTCTGTATATCTGGAATCAAGGTATTGTCTTTGCTGATAAACTCGGCATACAAGCCCAGCCGTGTACTGAGAGAGTTGCAGTTGGACCAGGAGAGTCGCTGGCAAGGCCATGGAGAAACACTCAAAGCCAAGTGAGTAGCAAACACACTTAATCCTCAAACCGAAGTTCTCCTCTGCtcaaaaaagctgcaaaaatatCACATCTGTTTACAGCTGGCCTGTTACAACTCGAGAAGGATTAACATGTACTTAAAGACACAAATAAGTATAAATATCTGTACAGTAGATGCTGGCAAAAGTTCCTGCATTTGACTACATTAAACTACTGATATAGTCAATATCATGTGGGTTACTTGGAAGAGAAATTCTGATTTATTACAGCTGGTTCACTGTTCAACATTGCCTTTCTTCCAATATCAGGTACAAGGGAAAGAGTTACCGGGCCACTGTGGAAATCGTCCGCACTGCAGACCGTGTGGCAGACTTCTGCAGGAAAACCTGTATCAAACTAGAGTGCTGCCCAAATCTGTTTGGACCTCGTATGGTTCTGGAGCGCTGCTCTGAGAACTGCTCTGTCCTCACCAAGACCAAATACAGTAGGTGGCTTGGACACCTACAGATGATTGACCCTGTAAATTATTTATCAGATTATCATTGACGACAGTAAGGATAACAGCTAATGGCTGAGCGGGCTGTCAGTAGGTTAGAAGCATGAATATTTGTCAGTTGTGACCTCAGTTATGAACATTATTCAGACTTAGTCACATTCAGCACAATAGCTCATTATTTTTCCCTGAGACATTGAGTTCATTTCAATTGTGTTAGTAATGAATAGAAATGATCAATGGCTAGATAAATGCTAATTCAAATCACTGAAGCTGATGGACAGAAATTCAAAATTAATGGCCCCAGTGATAAATAacaggtatgtgtgtgtcactatTCGCATCTTTACTCTTTTTGTCACCACTAATGTCTcatatgcatttgtgtttacCGCAGCTCCACTACAGTTTTGGGTTTAGAAGATGATGCAATGTGATGGCAACAGACAAAagactctttttattttgtctcttttgttttcatctcattcTAAGCAGCACATAATCTCCACAGATGGGACATGAGCAGCCTATTTAACAATACTTTACCTGCAGGGAGCtcatgttaaagaaaacaaatgctttagtttattttgattaatttgacctcACCACCAAATTCTTGTCTCTCTACATGATATATTAAAATCTCTCCGACATGTCACACATAGCAATATAAGCTTGTTGTCTTACCTCCAGCATATTACTACGGTAAGAAGAAGAGTAAGCGTGTTGGCCGTCCACCTGGGGGCCACACAAACCTGGAGGGTGGagtgaagagaagaggaaggaggaggaagaggaggaagcagctcTTTGTCCATAAGAAGAGACGCTCATCAGCCTCCGTAGACAACACACCTGCAGGGTCTCCACAGGTAAAGCATGTGCATGTTCTTCATCATTGTTAAACGGACATTGCTACCTTGGGTTCTTTGCtcatacattttattatgtCATTGCCTTTGGCTTGCAGGGCAGCGGAGAGGAAGAGGATTTAGATGAAGACGACTCTCTGAGTGAAGATTCTGGATCCGAGCTGCAGGACGATCTCCAAGATGACTCTGAACAATCTGTTGGGAAGTCTCAGCCCACCACACCATCCCCCTCCCCACCAGCAACACCCAAGCCCACACGTCGACGCCGGAAACCTCGCTCACCCTCTTTCTCTGATGATGAGAACCGCCCTCCTTCACCAAAGGTAATAAAAGATA
It contains:
- the sfmbt1 gene encoding scm-like with four MBT domains protein 1, whose protein sequence is MSQESLESDGDSAQDACDFNWDDYLEETGTVSVPHHAFKHVDQGLQTGLTPGMKLEVCVRSEANSPYWVANIITTCGQLLLLRYEGYQDDRRADFWCDIMTADLHPLGWSRQHGKTMTAPEGVREKHQDWEALLERALAEECSVPANLLELPQRGRDPMELLCAGCYVELQDSANLGLAWAAEVEENVGGRLKLRLVGTEGLPDTPTTVWLFYLHPRLHPPGWAKEHGCTLRPPSDLLALRTEEEWEEVRQRISDLPQDEALTAEFNKDQPTIATHCFKEGMKLEAVDPAAPISIRPATVTKVFNELYFLVTMDDLCGIEEPEGARPSFLCHKDSPGIFPAQWSLKNGLSLSPPPGYQGPDFDWADYLKQCEAEAAPQHCFPTEQCDHIFKEAMKLEAVNPLSPENIHVATVTRVKGQYIWLSLEGLKQPMPELIVHVDSLDIFPVSWCETNGYPLIYPIKPSVEKEKKIAVVQPEKHRTPPKSSSPDTVRHQTANHSETGQGNGKYCCPKIYFNHRCFSGPYLNKGRIAELPQFIGPGNCVLVLKEVLSLLINSAYKPSRVLRELQLDQESRWQGHGETLKAKYKGKSYRATVEIVRTADRVADFCRKTCIKLECCPNLFGPRMVLERCSENCSVLTKTKYTYYYGKKKSKRVGRPPGGHTNLEGGVKRRGRRRKRRKQLFVHKKRRSSASVDNTPAGSPQGSGEEEDLDEDDSLSEDSGSELQDDLQDDSEQSVGKSQPTTPSPSPPATPKPTRRRRKPRSPSFSDDENRPPSPKTSKTEPPQKLCLDTSPLEWSVTDVVHFIRTTDCAPLARIFLDQEIDGQALLLLNLPTVQECMDLKLGPAIKLCHHIERVKLAFYQQFAT